From Bradyrhizobium sp. NDS-1, the proteins below share one genomic window:
- a CDS encoding L-lactate permease: protein MWNQIYDPLHSPVLSTIAAAVPVVTLLILIASGRVQAHIAAVIAVIVTNLITIFVFTMPANMSIRASVLGIVTGFFPIGWIVLNVIFLYQVTVRTGRFELLKRAVGGVTEDRRLQLLLIAFSFGAFFEGASGFGTPVAITGAVLIGLGFSPLAASGLSLIANTAPVAYGALGTPIQGLSSVTGLDPYILGAMVGRQLPLFSLIVPFWVVWAFAGWKGMKDVWPAILVTGLSFAIPQFVISNFINPWIVDIGASLISMGALILFLKVWQPRQLWLSPALRGNDESAATMTAAKPLDKTPLTQSELFSALLPWIIVCIVMLIWGNGAFKGWANSIFVWNYPIPELHQMINKMPPVAPGPTKESAVFAFTYLSFTGTGMLIAAIISGFLMGVGPGKLAIEYGRTIRLCAISLITISAMLAIGTLTRLSGVDATLGLAFAATGVLYPFFGTLLGWLGVALTGSDTSSNILFGNLQKITAEQLGLSPILMAAANSSGGVMGKMIDAQSIVVASTATNWYGHEGTILRFVFWHSIVLACLVGLFVTLQAYVWPFTAMVLK from the coding sequence ATGTGGAATCAAATCTATGATCCGTTGCACAGCCCGGTGTTGTCGACGATTGCGGCGGCGGTGCCGGTCGTCACGCTGCTGATCCTGATCGCGAGCGGACGCGTCCAGGCCCATATCGCCGCGGTCATCGCCGTGATCGTGACCAACCTGATCACCATCTTCGTCTTCACCATGCCGGCGAACATGTCGATCCGCGCTTCGGTGCTTGGCATCGTGACCGGCTTCTTCCCCATCGGCTGGATCGTGCTCAACGTCATTTTCCTCTACCAGGTAACGGTGAGAACCGGCCGCTTTGAATTGCTCAAGCGGGCGGTCGGCGGCGTCACCGAGGACCGGCGGCTGCAATTGCTGCTCATCGCGTTCTCGTTCGGCGCGTTCTTCGAGGGTGCTTCCGGCTTCGGCACGCCGGTCGCGATCACCGGCGCCGTGCTGATCGGCCTCGGCTTCTCGCCGCTCGCGGCATCCGGCCTGTCGCTGATCGCCAACACCGCACCGGTTGCCTATGGCGCGCTGGGCACTCCGATCCAGGGACTATCCTCGGTCACGGGGCTCGATCCCTACATTCTCGGCGCCATGGTCGGCCGGCAATTGCCGCTCTTCTCACTGATCGTGCCGTTCTGGGTGGTATGGGCATTCGCGGGCTGGAAGGGCATGAAGGATGTCTGGCCGGCGATCCTCGTCACGGGCCTGTCGTTCGCGATCCCGCAATTCGTGATCTCCAACTTCATCAATCCCTGGATCGTCGACATCGGTGCGTCGCTGATCTCGATGGGGGCGCTGATCCTGTTCCTGAAGGTCTGGCAGCCCAGGCAGCTCTGGCTGTCGCCTGCGTTGCGCGGCAACGATGAATCGGCCGCCACCATGACGGCGGCAAAGCCGCTCGACAAGACGCCGCTGACGCAGAGCGAGCTGTTCAGCGCGCTGCTGCCGTGGATCATCGTCTGCATCGTGATGCTGATCTGGGGCAACGGCGCCTTCAAAGGGTGGGCGAATTCGATCTTCGTCTGGAACTATCCGATTCCCGAGCTGCATCAGATGATCAACAAGATGCCGCCGGTCGCGCCAGGGCCGACCAAGGAGAGCGCGGTGTTCGCTTTCACTTACCTGTCCTTCACCGGCACGGGCATGCTGATCGCGGCGATCATCTCCGGCTTCCTGATGGGCGTCGGTCCCGGCAAGCTCGCGATCGAGTATGGCCGCACCATCCGGCTGTGCGCGATCTCGCTGATCACGATCTCGGCGATGCTCGCGATCGGCACGCTGACGCGGCTGTCCGGCGTCGACGCGACGCTTGGCCTCGCCTTCGCGGCCACCGGCGTGCTCTATCCCTTCTTCGGCACGCTGCTGGGCTGGCTCGGCGTGGCGCTGACGGGATCGGATACGTCGTCCAATATCCTGTTCGGCAACCTGCAGAAGATCACCGCCGAGCAGCTCGGCCTGTCGCCGATCCTGATGGCCGCGGCGAACTCGTCCGGCGGCGTCATGGGCAAGATGATCGATGCGCAGTCGATCGTGGTCGCTTCCACGGCCACCAACTGGTACGGCCATGAAGGCACGATTCTTCGCTTCGTGTTCTGGCACTCGATCGTGCTGGCCTGTCTCGTCGGCCTGTTCGTGACGTTGCAGGCCTATGTATGGCCGTTCACGGCGATGGTGCTGAAGTAG
- a CDS encoding META domain-containing protein: MVLLKRLVCAAVAVLAMSTLAGAQEGFPFGTEMTLEALPQAGSKRIPNIEIGDHGEVVLELWCKGGKGQFSVAGNTVIFVPGQIQDRSCPPARAQADDELVAALSSVETWKRQGDVLTLIGPKSLRFRTTGN; the protein is encoded by the coding sequence ATGGTTTTGCTCAAGCGATTGGTGTGTGCGGCAGTTGCAGTGCTCGCGATGTCCACGCTCGCGGGAGCGCAGGAGGGGTTCCCCTTCGGCACGGAGATGACGCTGGAAGCGCTGCCGCAAGCAGGCTCGAAGCGGATTCCGAACATCGAGATCGGCGACCATGGCGAAGTCGTGCTGGAGCTCTGGTGCAAGGGCGGCAAGGGCCAGTTCTCGGTCGCCGGCAACACCGTGATCTTCGTCCCCGGTCAGATCCAGGACCGTTCCTGCCCGCCGGCAAGGGCGCAGGCCGACGACGAGCTCGTCGCTGCGCTCTCCAGTGTCGAGACCTGGAAGCGCCAGGGCGACGTGCTGACGCTGATCGGCCCGAAGTCGCTGCGCTTTCGCACGACGGGGAATTAG
- the groL gene encoding chaperonin GroEL (60 kDa chaperone family; promotes refolding of misfolded polypeptides especially under stressful conditions; forms two stacked rings of heptamers to form a barrel-shaped 14mer; ends can be capped by GroES; misfolded proteins enter the barrel where they are refolded when GroES binds), protein MAAKDVKFSGDARERMLRGVDILANAVKVTLGPKGRNVVIEKSFGAPRITKDGVTVAKEIELEDKFENMGAQMVREVASKTNDLAGDGTTTATVLAQAIVREGAKAVAAGMNPMDLKRGIDSAVAAVIKDIEKRAKPVAASSEVAQVGTISANGDAFIGKMIAQAMQKVGNEGVITVEENKSLDTEVDIVEGMKFDRGYLSPYFVTNPEKMTAELEDAYILLHEKKLSGLQAMLPVLEAVVQSGKPLVIIAEDVEGEALATLVVNRLRGGLKVAAVKAPGFGDRRKAMLEDLAILTGGQLISEDLGMKLENVTVKMLGRAGKVVIDKENTTIVKGAGKKPEIEARVGQIKAQIEETTSDYDREKLQERLAKLAGGVAVIRVGGATEIEVKEKKDRVEDALNATRAAVQEGIVPGGGVALLRAKKAVGRLTNANDDVQAGINIVLKALEAPIRQIAENAGVEGSIVVGKILENKSETFGFDAQNEDYVDMVAKGIIDPAKVVRTALQDASSVAGLLVTTEAMVAETPKKEAPPAMPAGGGMGGF, encoded by the coding sequence ATGGCTGCCAAAGACGTCAAGTTTTCCGGAGACGCGCGCGAACGCATGCTGCGCGGCGTCGACATTCTCGCCAATGCCGTCAAGGTGACGCTCGGCCCGAAGGGCCGCAACGTCGTCATCGAGAAGTCGTTCGGCGCGCCCCGCATCACCAAGGACGGCGTCACCGTCGCCAAGGAGATCGAGCTCGAGGACAAGTTCGAGAACATGGGCGCCCAGATGGTGCGTGAGGTCGCCTCCAAGACCAACGACCTGGCCGGCGACGGCACCACCACCGCGACCGTGCTGGCCCAGGCCATCGTGCGCGAAGGCGCCAAGGCGGTTGCCGCCGGCATGAACCCGATGGACCTCAAGCGCGGCATCGACAGCGCGGTGGCGGCCGTCATCAAGGACATCGAGAAGCGCGCCAAGCCCGTCGCCGCCTCCTCCGAGGTCGCCCAGGTCGGCACCATCTCCGCCAACGGCGATGCCTTCATCGGCAAGATGATCGCCCAGGCGATGCAGAAGGTCGGCAACGAGGGTGTCATCACCGTCGAAGAGAACAAGTCGCTCGACACCGAAGTCGACATCGTCGAGGGCATGAAGTTCGACCGCGGCTATCTCAGCCCCTATTTCGTTACCAATCCCGAAAAGATGACCGCCGAGCTCGAGGACGCCTACATCCTCCTGCACGAGAAGAAGCTCTCGGGCCTGCAGGCCATGCTGCCGGTGCTGGAAGCGGTGGTGCAGTCGGGCAAGCCGCTCGTCATCATCGCGGAGGACGTCGAGGGCGAGGCGCTGGCCACCCTGGTCGTCAACCGGCTCCGTGGCGGCCTCAAGGTGGCCGCGGTGAAGGCGCCGGGCTTCGGCGATCGCCGCAAGGCCATGCTCGAGGACCTCGCGATCCTGACCGGCGGCCAGCTCATTTCCGAAGACCTCGGCATGAAGCTGGAGAACGTCACGGTGAAGATGCTGGGCCGCGCCGGCAAGGTCGTGATCGACAAGGAGAACACCACGATCGTCAAGGGTGCCGGCAAGAAGCCGGAGATCGAGGCCCGCGTCGGCCAGATCAAGGCCCAGATCGAGGAAACCACCTCGGACTACGACCGTGAGAAGCTCCAGGAGCGCCTCGCCAAGCTCGCGGGCGGCGTCGCGGTGATCCGCGTCGGCGGCGCGACCGAGATCGAGGTCAAGGAGAAGAAGGACCGCGTCGAGGACGCCCTCAACGCCACCCGCGCCGCGGTGCAGGAAGGCATCGTCCCCGGCGGCGGCGTCGCGCTGCTCCGCGCCAAGAAGGCCGTGGGCCGTCTCACCAACGCCAATGACGACGTCCAGGCCGGCATCAACATCGTGCTGAAGGCGCTTGAAGCCCCGATCCGCCAGATCGCGGAGAACGCCGGCGTGGAAGGCTCGATCGTCGTCGGCAAGATCCTGGAGAACAAGTCCGAGACCTTCGGCTTCGACGCCCAGAACGAGGACTATGTCGACATGGTCGCGAAGGGCATCATCGATCCCGCCAAGGTGGTGCGCACCGCGCTGCAGGACGCCTCCTCCGTGGCCGGCCTGCTGGTCACCACCGAGGCCATGGTCGCCGAGACCCCGAAGAAGGAAGCTCCGCCCGCCATGCCCGCCGGCGGCGGCATGGGCGGCTTCTGA
- the groES gene encoding co-chaperone GroES: MAKSKFRPLHDRVVVKRIDAEEKTKGGIIIPDTAKEKPSQGEVVAVGPGGRDEAGKLTPIDLKVGDRVLFGKWSGTEVKIDNEDLLIMKESDIMGVLA; encoded by the coding sequence ATGGCTAAATCCAAATTTCGTCCGCTGCATGACCGTGTCGTGGTCAAACGTATCGACGCCGAGGAAAAGACCAAGGGCGGCATCATCATTCCGGACACCGCCAAGGAAAAGCCGTCCCAGGGCGAGGTCGTCGCCGTCGGCCCCGGCGGCCGGGACGAAGCCGGCAAGCTGACCCCGATCGACCTCAAGGTCGGCGACCGCGTGCTGTTCGGCAAGTGGTCGGGCACCGAGGTCAAGATCGACAACGAAGACCTCCTGATCATGAAGGAGTCGGACATCATGGGCGTTCTGGCCTAA
- a CDS encoding protein phosphatase CheZ produces the protein MAVHRKRFRVEDIAGGEMPILDVTEEAMPMHSEIMAELRAIRAQMAKGSAPLSGSAAMAAIDASTAHELSEARTMLETYRAQIEQCEKLKVELDLIHDAIDRTKREIATLHGKSFDGGEMAKVNGELGAVVGGTEHATQQILEAAESIDQAASAMSKVDSVDQQKRLADDIQERVISIFEACNFQDLTGQRISKVMTTMKFIEQHINAMMEIWGGVDAIKSHVPAHAHVDNRSEDEKLLNGPKLAGDVGHASQDDIDALFD, from the coding sequence ATGGCTGTTCACCGCAAACGTTTTCGCGTCGAGGATATCGCTGGTGGCGAGATGCCGATTTTGGACGTAACCGAAGAGGCAATGCCGATGCATAGCGAGATCATGGCCGAGCTACGTGCGATCCGCGCACAGATGGCGAAGGGCAGCGCGCCGCTATCGGGCAGCGCGGCCATGGCGGCAATCGACGCCTCCACCGCCCACGAGCTCTCCGAGGCTCGCACCATGCTCGAAACCTATCGGGCCCAGATCGAGCAGTGCGAGAAGCTGAAGGTCGAGCTCGACCTCATCCATGACGCGATCGACCGCACCAAGCGCGAGATCGCCACGCTGCACGGCAAGAGCTTTGACGGCGGCGAGATGGCCAAGGTCAACGGCGAACTCGGCGCGGTCGTCGGCGGCACCGAGCACGCGACCCAGCAGATCCTCGAAGCCGCGGAATCGATCGACCAGGCCGCCAGCGCAATGTCCAAGGTGGACTCGGTCGACCAGCAGAAGCGGCTCGCCGACGACATCCAGGAACGCGTGATCTCGATCTTCGAGGCCTGCAACTTCCAGGACCTGACCGGCCAGCGCATCAGCAAGGTCATGACCACGATGAAGTTCATCGAGCAGCACATCAATGCGATGATGGAGATCTGGGGCGGCGTCGACGCGATCAAGTCCCACGTGCCTGCGCATGCGCATGTCGACAACCGCAGCGAGGACGAGAAGCTTCTCAACGGTCCGAAGCTCGCCGGCGACGTGGGCCATGCCTCGCAGGACGACATCGACGCGCTGTTCGACTGA
- a CDS encoding L,D-transpeptidase — translation MFKKMSVALLGSACILIAGATSAGAFDNSVPNDPPAVLYQPRVPPAPVRVASNSNMGGGFIEFLFGDGPGRGPAYAPEQPVYQQQPGYYDQRRLPPMGEPQLQGGYQQSTLQQEAADPRQRPFDPRFEKQSVDYSGKESPGTIVVDTPNKFLYLVEGNGRAMRYGIGVGRPGFTWSGVKSITAKREWPAWTPPPEMIARRPDLPRHMEGGPDNPLGARAMYLGSTLYRIHGSNEPWTIGTNVSSGCIRMRNEDVIDLYGRVNVGTKVVVL, via the coding sequence ATGTTCAAGAAAATGTCTGTTGCGCTGCTCGGCAGCGCTTGCATCCTCATTGCCGGCGCAACCAGTGCCGGCGCCTTCGACAATTCGGTGCCAAACGATCCGCCTGCGGTGCTCTACCAGCCGCGGGTGCCGCCGGCGCCGGTGCGCGTCGCATCCAATTCGAACATGGGCGGCGGCTTCATCGAGTTCCTGTTCGGCGACGGTCCCGGCCGCGGTCCGGCCTACGCGCCGGAGCAACCGGTGTATCAGCAGCAGCCCGGCTATTACGATCAGCGCCGCCTGCCGCCGATGGGCGAGCCGCAACTGCAAGGCGGATATCAGCAAAGCACGCTCCAGCAGGAGGCGGCCGATCCGCGGCAGCGTCCGTTCGATCCGAGGTTCGAGAAACAGTCTGTTGACTATAGCGGCAAGGAAAGTCCCGGCACGATCGTGGTCGATACGCCGAACAAGTTCCTCTATCTCGTCGAAGGCAACGGCAGGGCGATGCGCTACGGCATCGGCGTCGGGCGTCCCGGCTTCACCTGGTCCGGCGTGAAGTCGATCACGGCCAAGCGCGAATGGCCGGCCTGGACGCCGCCGCCGGAAATGATCGCGCGCCGCCCCGACCTTCCCCGGCACATGGAGGGTGGTCCGGACAATCCGCTCGGCGCCCGCGCGATGTATCTCGGCTCGACGCTGTACCGCATCCACGGCTCCAACGAGCCCTGGACGATCGGCACCAACGTCTCCTCCGGCTGCATCCGCATGCGCAACGAGGACGTCATCGACCTCTACGGCCGCGTCAATGTCGGCACCAAGGTCGTGGTGCTCTGA
- a CDS encoding DUF2076 domain-containing protein, giving the protein MTPQERQLVDDLFDRLSKLESAPRDPDATAAISSGLRKAPSAIYALVQTTLLQDEALKRAHARIQELEAGQAPEQAQSGGFLDSMRESLFGGGPSRGSVPNVPPRDARPAWNTGQAMQQSQPGYGQPPYGQPYGQGPGQGPGQGFGGSPVGGGGSFLGTAAAAAAGVVGGSLLLSSIRGMMGGSNQQAFGDTNASGDRSPWGGSGDQSSGGSLARDAGVNDIGSKGDSRQGFFDQASNDDRNNNDQNYGDNHDDGNMDMADDSDFGGGDDGDSDYA; this is encoded by the coding sequence ATGACGCCGCAGGAACGCCAGCTCGTTGACGACCTTTTCGACCGGCTTTCAAAGCTGGAAAGCGCACCACGCGATCCCGACGCGACCGCCGCGATCTCCAGCGGCTTGCGCAAGGCGCCGAGCGCGATCTACGCGCTGGTGCAGACCACGCTGTTGCAGGACGAAGCGCTGAAGCGCGCCCATGCTCGCATCCAGGAGCTGGAAGCGGGGCAGGCCCCCGAGCAGGCACAGTCCGGCGGCTTCCTTGATTCCATGCGCGAGTCCCTTTTCGGCGGCGGTCCGTCGCGGGGCTCGGTTCCGAACGTGCCGCCGCGCGACGCGCGGCCGGCCTGGAACACCGGCCAAGCCATGCAGCAGTCCCAGCCGGGCTACGGCCAACCGCCTTACGGACAGCCCTATGGCCAAGGTCCTGGTCAAGGCCCCGGTCAGGGCTTTGGAGGATCGCCGGTCGGCGGCGGCGGCTCGTTCCTCGGCACGGCGGCGGCGGCGGCGGCCGGCGTGGTTGGCGGCTCGCTGCTGCTCTCCAGCATCCGCGGCATGATGGGCGGATCGAATCAGCAGGCGTTTGGCGATACCAACGCCTCGGGCGATCGCAGCCCCTGGGGAGGAAGCGGCGACCAGTCATCCGGCGGATCGCTCGCGCGTGACGCGGGCGTCAACGACATCGGCTCGAAGGGCGATTCCCGCCAGGGCTTCTTCGACCAGGCCTCGAACGACGATCGGAACAACAACGATCAGAACTACGGCGACAATCACGACGACGGCAACATGGACATGGCCGACGACAGCGATTTCGGCGGCGGAGACGACGGCGATAGCGATTACGCGTAA
- a CDS encoding ChbG/HpnK family deacetylase translates to MNAAADLRRIWLCADDYGISPGVNRAIRDLIERGRLNATSVMMVGPAIARSEVEALQASATTSPRCAIGLHVTLSAPFRPLTMHFRPLDGDMFMPFPKLLRAGLVRRLDPEFFRNEVKAQLAAFAEAFGRAPDFVDGHQHVQLYPQVRDGFVEAVAEVAPNAWVRQGGRDLPLRERLASPKAMVLDILSAQFRRRAGSAGLSFNPGFAGAYDFTRVADFGELMRQFLEGLPDGGLVMCHPGFVDDVLAGLDPMTDVREREHAYLSGDAFARLLADSGATLG, encoded by the coding sequence ATGAACGCGGCCGCGGACCTGCGGCGGATCTGGCTCTGCGCCGACGATTACGGCATCAGCCCGGGCGTCAACCGCGCCATCCGCGACCTGATCGAACGCGGCCGCCTCAACGCCACCTCGGTGATGATGGTGGGCCCGGCGATCGCGCGCAGCGAGGTCGAGGCGCTCCAGGCGTCCGCGACCACGAGCCCGCGCTGCGCGATCGGATTGCACGTGACGCTGTCGGCGCCGTTCCGGCCGCTGACCATGCACTTCCGTCCGCTCGACGGCGACATGTTCATGCCGTTTCCGAAGCTGTTGCGCGCCGGCTTGGTGCGGCGGCTCGACCCTGAATTCTTCCGCAACGAAGTGAAGGCGCAGCTCGCCGCCTTCGCGGAGGCGTTCGGCCGCGCGCCTGATTTCGTCGACGGTCATCAGCACGTGCAGCTCTACCCGCAGGTGCGCGACGGCTTTGTCGAAGCGGTCGCCGAAGTCGCGCCAAACGCCTGGGTGCGTCAGGGCGGCCGAGACCTGCCGCTCAGGGAGCGGCTGGCCTCTCCCAAGGCCATGGTGCTCGATATCCTCAGCGCGCAATTCCGCCGCCGCGCCGGCAGCGCCGGCCTCAGCTTCAACCCCGGCTTTGCCGGTGCCTATGACTTCACGCGGGTGGCCGATTTCGGCGAGCTGATGCGGCAATTCCTGGAAGGCCTGCCGGACGGCGGCCTCGTGATGTGCCATCCCGGCTTCGTCGACGATGTCCTCGCCGGCCTCGACCCGATGACCGATGTCCGCGAACGCGAGCACGCGTATCTCTCAGGCGATGCCTTCGCGCGCCTGCTCGCGGACAGCGGCGCCACGCTAGGATGA
- a CDS encoding glycosyltransferase family 2 protein yields the protein MTLGSDVSGMTTTAGSAAAKGLSIVVPVYNEAAGLAALHQRICDLAKTMRERYRLACEVVYVDDGSKDATLSIARSLPADSIGVQVVSLSRNFGKEAALMAGLDHARLGAVMFMDGDGQHPPALIEQLVRHWIDDGYDVVYTAKAHRDNEGFLRRVAVHGFYALINWGARQKIPEDAGDFRLLSPRAVAALRQLPERNRFFKGLASWIGFRQIRVDYEPAARAHGVTTFNAASLLGLSIEGLTSFSVAPLRFASLLGVILAGGAFLFGLSILWEVLTTGKQVPGYPSLVIGLMTIGGVQLIMIGIVGEYIGKILSELKARPIYFVAEHSEKHFEADKADDAAKRTAAE from the coding sequence ATGACGCTGGGCTCTGACGTGTCAGGCATGACGACCACCGCGGGCAGCGCCGCCGCGAAGGGACTGTCGATCGTCGTCCCCGTCTACAACGAGGCGGCGGGCCTTGCCGCCCTGCACCAGCGAATCTGCGATCTCGCGAAGACCATGCGGGAGCGCTATCGGCTGGCTTGCGAGGTCGTCTATGTCGACGACGGCAGCAAGGACGCGACGCTCTCGATCGCGCGGTCATTGCCGGCCGATTCGATCGGCGTCCAGGTGGTGTCGCTGTCGCGCAATTTCGGCAAGGAGGCGGCGCTGATGGCCGGCCTCGACCACGCCCGGCTCGGCGCCGTCATGTTCATGGACGGCGACGGCCAGCATCCGCCGGCCCTGATCGAACAGCTGGTGCGGCACTGGATCGATGACGGCTACGACGTCGTCTACACCGCCAAGGCGCATCGCGACAACGAGGGCTTCCTGCGCCGCGTTGCCGTGCACGGCTTCTACGCGCTGATCAATTGGGGCGCGCGCCAGAAGATTCCCGAGGACGCCGGCGACTTCCGCCTGCTCTCGCCGCGCGCGGTCGCCGCCCTCAGGCAGCTGCCGGAACGCAACCGCTTCTTCAAGGGACTCGCCAGCTGGATCGGCTTCCGCCAGATCCGCGTCGACTACGAGCCCGCGGCGCGGGCCCATGGCGTCACCACGTTCAACGCCGCAAGCCTGCTTGGCCTGTCGATCGAGGGCCTGACCTCGTTTTCGGTCGCCCCCTTGCGCTTCGCGAGCCTGCTCGGGGTCATACTCGCCGGTGGCGCCTTCCTGTTCGGCCTTTCGATCCTCTGGGAGGTGTTGACGACCGGCAAGCAGGTGCCCGGCTATCCCTCGCTGGTGATCGGCTTGATGACGATCGGCGGCGTGCAGCTCATCATGATCGGCATCGTCGGCGAATATATCGGCAAGATCCTCTCCGAGCTGAAGGCGCGCCCGATCTACTTCGTCGCCGAGCACAGTGAAAAGCACTTCGAGGCGGACAAGGCTGACGACGCCGCGAAGCGGACGGCGGCCGAATGA